The following are encoded together in the Peromyscus maniculatus bairdii isolate BWxNUB_F1_BW_parent chromosome 22, HU_Pman_BW_mat_3.1, whole genome shotgun sequence genome:
- the LOC143270299 gene encoding uncharacterized protein LOC143270299: MPSCAPPGARGRRRPSSAARRPPLRAPRTFALRLGPPLRFPRCRGRPRHVRRGGPGSAAPPRPLRGAPARLTPPASASGGRRPARATAQARPGRERGARCYVTARGVAFRKGRRFTIAEGVVLRCGTWLYDHVGRVTEEGPELYDDQGCGWDESAELYDTVGAWPEGGRGTLAPRWGRGLFTTVWVWPGGGGASPHRGVGSRREPGFTIARGAGPRGGHAVLRRRLRVQGGSPHYGCRALRTSRSRPSAARGPP; this comes from the coding sequence CTGCGCCCCGCCTGGGGCCcgcgggcggcggcggccgagCTCAGCAGCGCGGCGTCCCCCGCTCCGGGCCCCGCGCACGTTCGCGCTGCGGCTCGGGCCCCCGCTCCGGTTCCCGCGCTGCCGGGGCCGGCCTCGGCATGTTCGGCGGGGAGGGCCGGGCTCCGCCGCTCCGCCGCGCCCGCTCCGCGGAGCCCCCGCGCGCCTTACGCCGCCAGCGTCGGCCAGCGGGGGGCGGCGGCCTGCGCGCGCCACTGCGCAGGCGCGACCGGGCCGCGAGAGGGGTGCGCGTTGCTACGTCACAGCGCGGGGCGTGGCCTTTAGGAAGGGGCGTCGCTTTACGATCGCGGAGGGCGTGGTCTTAAGGTGCGGAACGTGGCTTTACGACCATGTGGGCCGGGTCACTGAGGAAGGCCCGGAGCTTTACGACGATCAGGGGTGTGGCTGGGATGAGAGCGCGGAGCTTTACGACACTGTGGGGGCGTGGCCTGAAGGTGGGCGCGGAACTTTAGCCCCAAGGTGGGGGCGGGGCCTCTTTACGACGGTTTGGGTGTGGCCTGGCGGGGGCGGGGCTTCGCCACACCGCGGCGTAGGTTCGAGGCGGGAGCCCGGCTTTACCATAGCCCGGGGGGCGGGACCAAGGGGCGGGCACGCCGTTTTGCGACGGCGCCTGAGGGTGCAGGGGGGTTCGCCGCACTACGGCTGCCGCGCTTTGCGGACGAGCCGAAGCCGCCCGTCAGCGGCCCGAGGGCCGCCGTGA